A single window of Usitatibacter rugosus DNA harbors:
- a CDS encoding SCO family protein has protein sequence MSAARPMLPTLAAAGLLLGAAFAAASSLTLGFRAFTAEDARRIRVAEVAMPLSPVEIVDAAGQRRTLWNADPATRAWLVTFVYTRCPSACLSLGTELQQLQASVQASGTKGVRFASLSFDRAYDTPVELSKYAKRFRADPALWTVGVPVSDAALGSLLRESGVVVIPDGVGGYAHNAAIHVVTPEGKLVAIFDMERHREALAFASTL, from the coding sequence ATGAGCGCCGCGCGGCCGATGCTTCCCACGCTGGCCGCCGCGGGCCTCCTCCTGGGTGCGGCCTTCGCGGCCGCGTCCTCCCTCACCCTGGGCTTCCGCGCCTTCACCGCCGAGGACGCGCGCAGGATCCGCGTGGCCGAGGTCGCGATGCCGCTCTCGCCCGTGGAGATCGTCGATGCCGCCGGGCAACGCCGCACGCTCTGGAATGCCGATCCTGCGACGCGCGCGTGGCTCGTCACCTTCGTCTACACGCGCTGCCCTTCCGCATGCCTGTCCCTCGGCACGGAGCTGCAGCAGCTCCAGGCGTCCGTGCAAGCCTCCGGCACGAAGGGCGTTCGCTTCGCGAGCCTCTCCTTCGACCGCGCCTACGACACCCCGGTTGAGCTCTCGAAGTACGCGAAACGCTTTCGCGCCGACCCGGCGTTGTGGACCGTGGGCGTGCCCGTGAGCGATGCGGCGCTGGGCTCGCTCCTGCGGGAGAGCGGCGTCGTGGTGATCCCGGATGGCGTCGGCGGCTACGCGCACAACGCCGCGATCCACGTCGTGACGCCCGAGGGCAAGCTGGTCGCGATCTTCGACATGGAACGGCACCGCGAAGCCCTCGCCTTCGCCTCGACGCTATGA
- a CDS encoding RCC1 domain-containing protein yields MTNRSFLRHAGAVLLLAATSLAAQAQLTPVKTLDLGVFHGCSLADSGAVSCWGANNAGQIGDGTTGIDRTFPVAVTTAARIGVGSVHACLLTPTGAPRCWGFNSSGQLGDGTFTDRATPTDATGFPGTYRLIKGGGGHTCAVTTAGGVRCSGFNGAGQLGDGTIDSKNTSVPVTDLTSGVVDLQVAYEHNCVLTSAGGVRCWGNNTYGQLGDGTTTNRPTPITPSGLGSGVASVTTRGYHTCALKTGGAVLCWGRNDFGQLGDGTLVNRPTPVNVTGPVVGSLSVAAGSYHTCVRTPESGVLCWGFNLQGQLGDGTRTNTSRPIAVAQLSSGVTDIAGGVYATCVIVTDGGVRCWGDNANGLLGVGNLAARPTQAAVRGAGGSGLLDLTQGDGVSLPAVLATAVNILATGNVSGAQSRVNATIGIRPEDQGTAQNVYVYALVPASRVTSLLTKGGDADEPPPALAKSAADGKDTAVACVLAQLTAGGQLQQVSASGLQALVTGIVNSATASVTVLNGVTTATIAGATIFTGYGTSAAAMFGNATGSSVATIPGQVECRPQAPQKGWWWNPAEGGRGFSMETRGDRLFFAAFLYDTDGRASWYVAAGRTTLDGSSFSAPLIKVTGGQTLGGAYPTRGRQTSEAGVLTLAFNSATQGTIVWPGGLVPIQRFAFAPEGLTAPPQAGVPESGWWWNPAEDGRGFFIEFQNGSVDIAGYMYDEAGNPIWYLTMQPTANPKSWSGSWWQFANGQTLTGAFRQNTRLADVAPLSLTFDSATTATLTLPNGRSTRLIRYEF; encoded by the coding sequence ATGACGAATCGATCCTTCCTCCGCCATGCGGGCGCCGTGCTCCTGCTCGCCGCAACCTCGCTCGCCGCGCAGGCACAGCTCACGCCGGTGAAGACCCTCGACCTGGGCGTCTTCCACGGCTGCTCGCTCGCCGACAGCGGCGCGGTCTCCTGCTGGGGCGCGAACAACGCCGGCCAGATCGGCGACGGCACCACGGGCATCGACCGCACCTTCCCTGTCGCGGTGACCACCGCTGCGCGCATCGGCGTGGGATCGGTGCACGCGTGCCTGCTCACGCCGACGGGTGCGCCGCGCTGCTGGGGCTTCAACAGCTCCGGGCAGCTTGGCGACGGCACCTTCACCGACCGCGCCACGCCCACGGATGCGACGGGCTTCCCCGGCACCTATCGCCTGATCAAGGGCGGCGGCGGGCACACGTGCGCGGTCACCACCGCGGGCGGCGTGCGCTGCTCCGGTTTCAATGGCGCGGGGCAGCTCGGCGACGGCACCATCGACAGCAAGAACACGTCGGTACCGGTCACCGATCTCACGAGCGGCGTCGTGGACCTTCAGGTCGCCTACGAGCACAACTGCGTGCTCACGTCGGCGGGCGGGGTGCGATGCTGGGGCAACAACACCTACGGGCAGCTGGGCGACGGCACCACGACCAACCGCCCCACGCCCATCACGCCAAGCGGCCTCGGATCCGGCGTGGCCTCCGTCACGACGCGCGGCTACCACACGTGCGCGCTCAAGACCGGCGGCGCGGTGCTGTGCTGGGGCCGCAACGACTTCGGGCAGCTGGGTGACGGCACGCTCGTGAATCGCCCGACGCCTGTCAACGTCACGGGCCCCGTGGTCGGAAGCCTCTCGGTCGCGGCGGGCTCGTACCACACGTGCGTGCGCACACCCGAATCCGGCGTGCTCTGCTGGGGCTTCAACCTGCAGGGACAGCTCGGCGACGGTACCCGCACCAACACCTCGCGGCCGATCGCGGTGGCGCAGCTCTCGAGCGGCGTCACGGATATCGCCGGAGGCGTCTACGCCACGTGCGTGATCGTCACCGATGGCGGGGTGCGCTGCTGGGGCGACAACGCCAACGGCCTGCTCGGCGTCGGCAACCTCGCGGCGCGTCCGACGCAGGCGGCGGTTCGCGGCGCGGGCGGCAGCGGACTGCTCGATCTCACGCAGGGCGACGGCGTCTCGCTGCCGGCGGTCCTGGCCACGGCCGTCAACATCCTCGCCACGGGCAACGTCTCGGGCGCGCAGTCGCGCGTGAACGCGACCATCGGCATCCGCCCCGAGGACCAGGGCACGGCGCAGAACGTGTACGTCTATGCCCTCGTGCCCGCGAGCCGCGTGACCTCGCTGCTCACGAAAGGCGGCGACGCCGACGAACCGCCGCCCGCCCTCGCGAAATCGGCCGCCGACGGCAAGGACACCGCGGTCGCGTGCGTGCTCGCACAGCTCACCGCCGGCGGCCAGTTGCAGCAGGTGAGCGCTTCCGGCCTGCAGGCGCTCGTGACGGGCATCGTCAACAGCGCGACGGCGAGCGTCACGGTGCTGAACGGCGTCACGACCGCGACCATCGCGGGCGCGACGATCTTCACGGGCTACGGCACCAGCGCGGCGGCGATGTTCGGCAACGCCACGGGTTCGAGCGTGGCCACGATTCCGGGCCAGGTCGAGTGCAGGCCGCAGGCGCCGCAGAAGGGCTGGTGGTGGAATCCGGCCGAAGGCGGGCGCGGCTTCTCGATGGAAACTCGCGGCGATCGGCTCTTCTTCGCGGCCTTCCTCTACGACACCGACGGCCGCGCAAGCTGGTACGTGGCCGCAGGGCGCACGACGCTGGACGGCTCTTCGTTCAGCGCGCCGCTCATCAAGGTGACGGGCGGGCAGACCCTGGGCGGCGCCTATCCCACGAGAGGCCGGCAAACTTCGGAGGCGGGCGTGCTGACCCTGGCGTTCAACAGCGCGACGCAGGGCACGATCGTCTGGCCGGGCGGCCTCGTGCCGATCCAGCGCTTCGCGTTCGCGCCCGAGGGCCTCACGGCGCCGCCGCAGGCGGGCGTGCCCGAGAGCGGATGGTGGTGGAATCCCGCCGAGGACGGACGCGGCTTCTTCATCGAGTTCCAGAACGGGTCCGTGGACATCGCCGGCTACATGTACGACGAGGCCGGCAATCCCATCTGGTACCTCACGATGCAGCCCACGGCGAATCCGAAGAGCTGGTCGGGAAGCTGGTGGCAGTTCGCGAACGGGCAGACGCTCACCGGAGCGTTCAGGCAGAACACCCGCCTCGCCGACGTGGCGCCGCTTTCGCTCACCTTCGATTCCGCGACCACGGCGACGCTCACGCTGCCCAACGGCCGCTCGACGCGCTTGATCCGGTACGAGTTCTAG
- a CDS encoding cbb3-type cytochrome c oxidase subunit II yields MKSEKVLIGGALVMIGVAGTLLVAIPYVQLKDVKPPKGLKPYTTSQLRGREEYIRQGCVYCHSQQPRDRRQAPDGERGWGRPSVAADYYYDKPHLLGTMRTGPDLLNIGARQPSLDWHLGHLYQPRAYVPGSIMPPYGFLFDVKEKADAGERVLSLPPDFAPPGKVVVAQPRALDLANYLIALDRTYPAIDAPAETKR; encoded by the coding sequence ATGAAGAGCGAGAAGGTCTTGATCGGCGGCGCGCTGGTGATGATCGGGGTCGCGGGCACGCTGCTCGTCGCGATCCCCTACGTGCAGCTGAAGGACGTGAAACCGCCCAAGGGATTGAAGCCGTACACCACGTCGCAGCTACGCGGGCGCGAGGAGTACATCCGCCAGGGATGCGTGTACTGCCACTCGCAACAGCCCCGCGACCGGCGCCAGGCGCCCGACGGCGAGCGCGGCTGGGGCCGGCCCTCCGTGGCGGCCGATTACTACTACGACAAGCCGCACCTGCTGGGCACGATGCGAACCGGCCCGGACCTCCTGAATATCGGCGCGCGCCAGCCGAGCCTCGACTGGCACCTGGGCCACCTCTACCAGCCGAGGGCCTACGTGCCGGGCAGCATCATGCCGCCCTACGGCTTCCTCTTCGACGTGAAGGAGAAGGCGGATGCGGGCGAGCGAGTGTTGAGCTTGCCGCCCGACTTCGCCCCGCCGGGCAAGGTCGTCGTCGCGCAGCCCCGCGCGCTCGACCTCGCCAACTACCTCATCGCGCTCGACCGCACGTATCCCGCGATCGACGCACCCGCCGAAACGAAGCGCTGA
- a CDS encoding CHASE2 domain-containing protein: MPSRAGASEALRRGFASAYAFLRTPSGERAAPLSWRITGTIAAAVFAVFAAIALTDWGRSMERKGFDDLTVVSATPQQLPITIIGVDDASLAEVGRQLPWPRSTHAKLIKALNEAGAMVIVFDMLFDVPSANEAEDRELAAAIAEAGNVVIAAQQTFQESAYFRQWTRTDPLPILRAAGPGVGLANVTRDRDSVVRDLPEGQDALWREIVRRANVVRPGLLAEPRDLTGTLIRYSHMREDGAYPYVSYYQALDPAQFLPKGAFQDQIVLVGLRLTASVGTELTMNDMFATPFTSTTGLVTPGVELHAHVLESAITGRAVTPLPLWIQLTVLAIVSALSSVLMRRWRPILSVVTGLALAALVIGPAYWIFATKSLWLPGIGILSAIAASYLVYGAMGFLEERQRRSYIKRAFALYVAPEVVDHMLAQPGRLTFGGERKTITVLFTDLAGFTTISEKHGPEVVSRVLKQHFTRAKAIVRNRRGTLVQFIGDALMAIWGAPLDDPDHAANACLAAREMQADIEALRAELVAQGLPEIRMRIGIHTCEAMVGNFGSEDHFYYTALGDGVNLAARLEGANKIFGSGILVSGATIARIPPGSPLRPLASVIVKGKSEPVDVFTFDEDRQVCELTVRGLEAFVKRDWEEAHRAFEAIFALRSEDLVAQRYLGRIALLRSAPPDEGWTPAEALDKM; the protein is encoded by the coding sequence GTGCCGTCGCGAGCTGGCGCTTCTGAGGCGCTGCGCCGGGGCTTCGCCTCGGCGTACGCGTTCCTCCGCACCCCCTCGGGCGAGCGCGCGGCGCCGCTGTCGTGGCGCATCACGGGCACGATCGCCGCCGCGGTCTTCGCGGTGTTCGCGGCCATCGCGCTCACGGACTGGGGCCGGTCGATGGAGCGGAAGGGCTTCGACGATCTCACGGTCGTCTCCGCGACGCCGCAGCAGCTCCCGATCACGATCATCGGCGTCGACGACGCCTCGCTCGCCGAAGTGGGCCGGCAGCTCCCGTGGCCGCGCAGCACGCATGCGAAGCTCATCAAGGCGCTGAACGAGGCGGGGGCGATGGTCATCGTCTTCGACATGCTCTTCGACGTGCCGTCGGCCAACGAGGCGGAGGATCGCGAGCTGGCCGCGGCGATCGCCGAAGCCGGGAACGTGGTCATCGCCGCCCAGCAGACGTTCCAGGAAAGCGCCTACTTTCGCCAATGGACGCGCACGGATCCGCTGCCCATCCTGCGCGCCGCGGGACCCGGCGTGGGCCTCGCGAACGTGACCCGCGACCGCGACTCCGTCGTGCGCGACCTGCCCGAGGGCCAGGACGCGCTGTGGCGCGAGATCGTGCGGCGGGCGAACGTCGTCCGCCCGGGCCTGCTCGCCGAGCCGCGCGACCTCACGGGGACGCTGATCCGCTACTCGCACATGAGGGAGGACGGGGCCTATCCCTACGTGTCGTACTACCAGGCGCTCGATCCCGCGCAGTTCCTGCCGAAGGGGGCGTTCCAGGACCAGATCGTCCTCGTGGGTCTCCGGCTCACCGCGTCGGTGGGGACCGAGCTCACGATGAACGACATGTTCGCCACGCCGTTCACGTCCACCACCGGCCTCGTCACGCCGGGCGTGGAGCTGCACGCGCATGTCCTGGAGAGCGCGATCACGGGCCGTGCCGTGACGCCGCTGCCGTTGTGGATCCAGCTCACGGTGCTCGCGATCGTCTCCGCGCTTTCGTCGGTGCTGATGCGCCGGTGGCGCCCGATCTTGAGTGTCGTGACCGGGTTGGCACTCGCGGCGCTCGTGATCGGCCCCGCGTACTGGATCTTCGCCACGAAGTCGCTGTGGCTTCCCGGCATCGGCATCCTCTCGGCCATCGCGGCGTCGTACCTCGTCTACGGGGCGATGGGCTTCCTCGAGGAGCGGCAGCGCCGTTCGTACATCAAGCGCGCCTTCGCGCTCTACGTGGCGCCCGAGGTCGTGGACCACATGCTGGCGCAGCCGGGCCGCCTCACGTTCGGCGGCGAGCGCAAGACCATCACCGTGCTCTTCACCGACCTCGCCGGCTTCACGACCATCAGCGAGAAGCACGGGCCGGAGGTGGTCTCGCGGGTGCTGAAGCAGCACTTCACGCGCGCCAAGGCGATCGTGCGGAACCGGCGCGGCACCCTGGTGCAGTTCATCGGCGATGCGTTGATGGCGATCTGGGGCGCGCCGCTGGACGATCCCGACCACGCGGCCAACGCGTGCCTCGCCGCGCGCGAGATGCAGGCCGACATCGAGGCGCTGCGCGCGGAGCTCGTGGCGCAGGGGCTGCCGGAGATCCGCATGCGCATCGGCATCCACACCTGCGAGGCGATGGTCGGCAACTTCGGCTCCGAGGACCACTTCTACTACACGGCGCTCGGCGACGGCGTGAACCTCGCGGCGCGGCTCGAGGGCGCGAACAAGATCTTCGGCTCGGGAATCCTCGTGAGCGGTGCGACGATCGCGCGCATCCCGCCCGGCTCGCCGCTGCGACCGCTCGCCAGCGTGATCGTGAAGGGCAAGAGCGAGCCCGTGGACGTGTTCACGTTCGACGAGGATCGGCAGGTTTGCGAGCTCACGGTCCGGGGCCTCGAGGCCTTCGTGAAACGGGACTGGGAGGAGGCGCATCGCGCGTTCGAGGCGATCTTCGCCCTGCGATCCGAGGACCTCGTGGCGCAGCGCTACCTGGGACGGATCGCGCTGCTGCGGTCTGCGCCGCCGGACGAGGGCTGGACGCCCGCGGAGGCGCTGGACAAGATGTAA
- a CDS encoding FecR domain-containing protein: protein MTNLIRWMGACAALAVAPAFAQAPAAAEIVSVEGKGEYREAAQASWNAAKTKQGLFPSNFVRTLDLSRMAILFADRTQMRLAPNSLLQIKEAGKGPDAKTTVNLNAGRSWMQSKSAPQNLRVETPTAVAAIRGTDWEMAVEPDGRSTLSVFSGEVDLSNEFGSVNVRRGEQAVAEKGKAPVKLQVVVSRDRIQWVSSVTVDPERYAGTRGLDLPAAYAKVQRDIEQPGTPPEAFLLYADFEAYRGDLGRAERVLQAGLGKFPGDARLAAASARLAMLAGEGPKALALARQAVQSAPSSVEAALALGDAARLEGLARESADAYQRAIDLAVGDARGWHGLGVLEAERDNLRRGRSLLAKAITLDPNRAETYSESGTAATSAAAYAEARSAFDRALAMQPENYVAWTGQGILELRTGNVDAAIEALLKATLIEPRYSRGHVYLAVAYYQAERKGPALDELKRAAETDPNDPLPHILAAQIRIDAIEPAAAAAEAGEALKRIPYLKSLDAIGDNQKGIANVGSALAFMGLEDWSRGAAHDSYIPFWGASHLFLADRYPGAFDRRSELMQGFLSEPLSFGASNRFQALVPAPGHHATASLRVNQSDDVSLVEPVLTANGLSTAGSMPFSYFVEGIGTRIEPGNTDFDATAKTFTVALGAKPTSELSLFLYANRLDADVELGKRDATGEFGKIDGYASRIDIGARYSPSANVAWWVKAGAGKEDSDYDTRGFVELPGQALERLSAFKTKPEARDAALRQTWRVRDAMEITWGAEYSRREEPKTLVRDTGLHFVGATVPQESLDQTDIDRMKSVYAIGRFGKGAFVADIGLGWRDYTKDRDILVMQPQGNTPFEEHYKVRGTDPMGGFVWKPFDGQTLRAACRRWVRPVALDTLMPVAIAGIPLEDQLVFAGGTLRQCRAQWEWAISERSFFNAHYEESRIQNLVSPLDGILNTRTDITNLDRLRNRVLTPPGRPDELEDTPVYAEGLAKRTHAAYERILGAGFAARAHYTYTDSENTDPLFPGRKIPWLARHHADLGLTWAPGRHIFVTLQAAWRSQRYSDEANFVPVPQGWDARFNVFMESPDKRWAVEVYGFNLAKKEQSDVFGAVASWRF, encoded by the coding sequence ATGACGAACCTCATTCGCTGGATGGGAGCCTGTGCGGCGCTGGCCGTGGCACCTGCATTCGCCCAGGCACCGGCCGCCGCCGAGATCGTGAGCGTGGAGGGCAAGGGCGAGTACCGCGAGGCGGCACAGGCCTCGTGGAACGCCGCGAAGACGAAGCAGGGCCTCTTCCCATCGAACTTCGTGCGCACGCTCGACCTCTCGCGCATGGCGATCCTGTTCGCGGACCGTACGCAGATGCGCCTCGCACCCAACAGCCTGCTGCAGATCAAGGAGGCAGGGAAGGGCCCGGACGCGAAGACCACGGTGAATCTCAATGCGGGGCGCTCGTGGATGCAATCGAAGAGCGCGCCGCAGAACCTGCGCGTGGAAACGCCCACGGCGGTGGCGGCGATTCGCGGCACGGATTGGGAGATGGCCGTCGAGCCCGATGGACGTTCGACGCTTTCGGTCTTCAGCGGCGAGGTGGATCTCTCGAACGAGTTCGGCTCGGTGAACGTGCGCCGCGGCGAGCAGGCCGTGGCGGAGAAGGGCAAGGCGCCGGTGAAGCTGCAGGTCGTCGTGTCGCGCGACCGCATCCAGTGGGTGTCGTCGGTGACGGTCGATCCGGAACGCTATGCCGGCACGCGCGGGCTCGACCTGCCCGCGGCCTACGCCAAGGTGCAGCGCGACATCGAGCAGCCCGGCACGCCGCCGGAAGCGTTCCTGCTCTACGCGGACTTCGAGGCGTATCGCGGTGATCTCGGTCGCGCAGAACGCGTGTTGCAGGCCGGCCTCGGGAAATTCCCCGGCGATGCGCGTCTCGCGGCCGCATCCGCACGCCTAGCGATGCTTGCGGGCGAAGGTCCGAAGGCGCTGGCGCTCGCACGACAAGCGGTACAGTCGGCACCCAGTTCCGTCGAGGCAGCGTTGGCCCTCGGCGACGCGGCGCGGCTGGAAGGCCTCGCGCGTGAATCGGCGGATGCCTACCAGCGCGCCATCGACCTCGCGGTGGGTGACGCACGCGGCTGGCATGGACTCGGCGTGCTCGAAGCCGAGCGCGACAACCTGCGCCGCGGGCGCTCGCTGCTCGCGAAAGCCATCACGCTCGATCCCAACCGGGCCGAGACCTATTCGGAATCGGGAACGGCGGCGACCTCTGCGGCCGCCTATGCCGAAGCCCGTTCGGCGTTCGATCGCGCACTCGCGATGCAGCCCGAGAACTACGTCGCGTGGACCGGGCAGGGCATCCTCGAGCTTCGCACCGGCAATGTCGATGCCGCCATCGAGGCGCTGCTGAAGGCCACGCTGATCGAGCCGCGTTATTCGCGCGGCCATGTCTATCTCGCAGTGGCGTACTACCAGGCCGAGCGAAAGGGCCCGGCGCTGGACGAGTTGAAGCGCGCCGCGGAGACCGATCCCAACGATCCGCTGCCCCACATCCTCGCCGCGCAGATCCGCATCGATGCGATCGAGCCCGCCGCCGCGGCCGCCGAAGCGGGCGAGGCGTTGAAGCGCATTCCGTATCTCAAGTCGCTCGATGCCATCGGCGACAACCAGAAGGGCATCGCGAACGTCGGCTCCGCGCTCGCGTTCATGGGCCTCGAGGATTGGTCGCGCGGCGCGGCGCACGATTCCTACATCCCGTTCTGGGGGGCGAGCCATCTCTTCCTCGCCGATCGCTATCCAGGTGCGTTCGACCGGCGCTCGGAGCTGATGCAGGGCTTCCTCTCCGAGCCGCTGTCGTTCGGTGCTTCCAACCGCTTCCAGGCGCTGGTGCCCGCGCCGGGCCACCACGCGACCGCGTCGCTGCGGGTGAACCAGAGCGACGACGTCTCGCTGGTGGAGCCGGTGCTCACCGCCAACGGGCTTTCCACGGCGGGGTCGATGCCGTTCTCGTATTTCGTCGAAGGCATCGGCACGCGGATCGAGCCCGGCAACACGGACTTCGACGCGACCGCGAAGACCTTCACCGTGGCGCTCGGGGCCAAGCCCACGAGCGAGCTCTCGCTCTTCCTCTACGCCAACCGCCTCGACGCCGACGTGGAGCTCGGCAAGCGCGACGCCACGGGCGAGTTCGGGAAGATCGACGGCTACGCGAGCCGCATCGACATCGGCGCGCGCTACTCGCCGAGCGCCAACGTCGCCTGGTGGGTGAAGGCGGGCGCGGGCAAGGAAGATTCCGACTACGACACGCGCGGCTTCGTGGAGCTGCCAGGCCAGGCGCTCGAGCGGCTTTCGGCGTTCAAGACGAAGCCCGAAGCGCGCGACGCGGCGCTGCGCCAGACCTGGCGCGTTCGCGACGCGATGGAGATCACCTGGGGCGCCGAGTACTCGCGACGCGAAGAGCCCAAGACGCTGGTGCGCGATACGGGCCTGCACTTCGTGGGAGCCACCGTCCCGCAGGAGTCGCTCGACCAGACCGACATCGACCGCATGAAGTCGGTGTATGCGATCGGCCGCTTCGGCAAGGGAGCGTTCGTCGCGGACATCGGCCTGGGCTGGCGCGACTACACCAAGGACCGCGACATCCTCGTGATGCAGCCCCAGGGCAACACGCCGTTCGAGGAACACTACAAAGTGCGCGGTACCGATCCGATGGGCGGCTTCGTGTGGAAGCCGTTCGACGGCCAGACGCTGCGGGCCGCGTGCCGCCGCTGGGTGCGGCCGGTGGCGCTCGATACGCTGATGCCCGTGGCCATCGCCGGCATTCCGCTCGAGGACCAACTCGTCTTCGCCGGCGGGACGCTCCGCCAATGCCGCGCGCAATGGGAGTGGGCGATCTCCGAGCGCTCGTTCTTCAACGCGCACTACGAGGAATCGCGCATCCAGAACCTCGTCTCGCCGCTGGACGGCATCCTCAACACGCGCACCGACATCACCAACCTCGACCGCCTGAGGAACCGCGTGCTGACACCGCCCGGCCGTCCCGACGAGCTCGAGGACACGCCGGTCTACGCCGAGGGCCTCGCCAAGCGCACGCATGCAGCGTACGAACGCATCCTCGGCGCGGGCTTCGCGGCGCGGGCGCACTACACGTACACCGACAGCGAGAACACGGACCCGCTCTTCCCGGGGCGCAAGATCCCGTGGCTCGCGCGCCACCATGCGGACCTGGGCCTCACGTGGGCGCCGGGGCGTCACATCTTCGTGACGCTGCAGGCCGCGTGGCGAAGCCAGCGCTACTCCGACGAGGCGAACTTCGTGCCGGTGCCGCAGGGCTGGGACGCGCGCTTCAACGTCTTCATGGAGAGCCCGGACAAGCGCTGGGCGGTGGAGGTCTACGGCTTCAACCTCGCGAAGAAGGAACAATCGGACGTGTTCGGTGCCGTCGCGAGCTGGCGCTTCTGA
- a CDS encoding c-type cytochrome, with protein sequence MDPNNISAQEQREHSDPHEQSMAIPIPILILIASMVIFGIFYILASDAAVTPPEYGDGRTMKDLMAKAAPAPGAALDGAAIYSARCVACHQANGAGLPAVFPPLGGSEWVTGKPELIAKIVLHGVQGTLTVKGTAYNGAMPPFKDQLNDAEIAAVASYVRKQWGNAAPPVGADIVAAARTETTARTEPWKGDAELAAMK encoded by the coding sequence ATGGACCCCAACAACATCTCGGCGCAGGAACAACGCGAGCACTCCGATCCCCACGAGCAGTCCATGGCGATCCCGATCCCGATCCTCATCCTGATCGCGAGCATGGTCATCTTCGGGATCTTCTACATCCTCGCCTCCGACGCCGCGGTCACGCCCCCCGAGTATGGCGATGGCCGCACGATGAAGGACCTCATGGCCAAGGCCGCCCCGGCGCCGGGTGCGGCCCTCGACGGCGCCGCGATCTACAGCGCGCGCTGCGTTGCCTGCCACCAGGCGAACGGCGCGGGCCTGCCGGCCGTGTTCCCACCGCTCGGCGGATCGGAATGGGTCACGGGCAAGCCCGAGCTGATCGCGAAGATCGTGCTGCACGGCGTGCAGGGGACGCTCACCGTGAAGGGCACGGCATACAACGGCGCCATGCCGCCGTTCAAGGACCAGCTGAACGACGCGGAGATCGCCGCGGTGGCGAGCTACGTGCGCAAGCAGTGGGGCAACGCGGCTCCGCCCGTCGGAGCCGACATCGTGGCCGCCGCGCGCACCGAGACCACGGCGCGCACCGAACCGTGGAAAGGCGACGCGGAGCTCGCCGCGATGAAATGA